In Canis lupus dingo isolate Sandy chromosome 12, ASM325472v2, whole genome shotgun sequence, the following proteins share a genomic window:
- the PPARD gene encoding peroxisome proliferator-activated receptor delta: MEQPPGEAAEVREEEEKKEVAEAEGAPELNGGPERSLPSSSYTDLSRSSSPPSLLDQLQMGGDGASCGSLNMECRVCGDKASGFHYGVHACEGCKGFFRRTIRMKLEYEKCERICKIQKKNRNKCQYCRFQKCVALGMSHNAIRFGRMPEAEKRKLVAGLTANEGTQHNPQVADLKAFSKHIYNAYLKNFNMTKKKARGILTGKASHTAPFVIHDIETLWQAEKGLVWKQLVNGLPPYKEISVHVFYRCQCTTVETVRELTEFAKSIPSFSNLFLNDQVTLLKYGVHEAIFAMLASIVNKDGLLVANGTGFVTREFLRSLRKPFSDIIEPKFEFAVKFNALELDDSDLALFIAAIILCGDRPGLINVPQVEAIQDTILRALEFHLQANHPYAQYLFPKLLQKMADLRQLVTEHAQMMQRIKKTETETSLHPLLQEIYKDMY, from the exons ATGGAGCAGCCACCGGGGGAAGCCGCTGAGGTccgggaagaggaggagaaaaaggaagtggcagaggcagaaggagcccCAGAGCTCAATGGAGGACCAGAGCGCTCGCTTCCTTCCAGCAGCTATACAG ACCTCTCCCGGAGCTCCTCGCCACCATCACTGCTGGACCAGTTACAGATGGGCGGTGATGGGGCATCGTGTGGCAGCCTCAACATGGAGTGCCGTGTGTGCGGGGACAAGGCATCGGGCTTCCACTACGGTGTCCATGCGTGTGAGGGGTGCAAG GGCTTCTTCCGTCGGACGATCCGCATGAAGCTGGAATATGAGAAGTGCGAGCGGATCTGCAAGATCCAGAAGAAGAACCGCAACAAGTGCCAGTACTGCCGCTTCCAGAAATGCGTGGCACTGGGCATGTCGCATAATG CCATCCGCTTTGGCCGGATGCCAGAGGCCGAGAAGAGGAAGCTGGTGGCAGGGCTGACAGCAAACGAGGGGACTCAGCACAACCCACAGGTGGCTGACCTGAAGGCCTTCTCCAAGCATATCTACAACGCCTACCTGAAAAACTTCAACATGACCAAAAAGAAGGCCCGTGGCATCCTTACGGGCAAGGCCAGCCACACGGCG CCCTTTGTCATCCACGACATCGAGACGTTGTGGCAAGCAGAGAAGGGCCTGGTGTGGAAGCAGCTGGTGAACGGCCTGCCACCCTACAAGGAGATCAGCGTGCACGTCTTCTACCGCTGCCAGTGCACCACAGTCGAGACTGTGCGTGAGCTTACGGAGTTTGCCAAGAGCATCCCCAGCTTCAGCAACCTCTTCCTCAACGACCAGGTGACCCTTCTCAAGTATGGTGTACACGAGGCCATATTCGCCATGCTGGCCTCCATCGTCAACAAGGACGGCTTACTGGTGGCCAATGGCACCGGTTTTGTCACCCGTGAGTTCTTGCGAAGCCTCCGAAAACCCTTCAGTGACATCATCGAGCCCAAGTTTGAGTTTGCTGTCAAGTTCAATGCCCTGGAACTTGATGACAGTGACTTGGCTCTCTTCATTGCAGCCATCATTCTCTGTGGAG ACCGACCAGGCCTCATAAACGTGCCCCAGGTGGAGGCCATCCAGGACACCATCCTGCGTGCCCTCGAGTTCCACCTGCAGGCCAACCACCCCTACGCCCAGTACCTCTTCCCCAAGCTGCTGCAGAAGATGGCCGACCTGCGGCAGTTGGTCACCGAGCACGCGCAGATGATGCAGCGCATCAAGAAGACCGAGACGGAGACCTCGCTGCACCCCCTGCTCCAGGAGATCTACAAGGACATGTACTAA